gtTTTATCAGTTaatttaaagaattaaatagtAATTGACATTTAAGATAAACTAGTTCATATCATGTACCTATATATCCAATATACCCCTGGAAGATAGAATCATGTATTAAagtttttaaaccaaaataataaaaacaataaaccGCCCTCTTTGTGCAAATATCAACCCTTAATACATCAGAGAAAAAGAGTAGTTGCTTTATGTACATGAGTTGCGAACAGATCAAAACCTGACTGGTACATGCACATTAGTAATTGAGTCAGAATAACAATGGCAAGTTTAAAACCTCTTTATATTACATGAGGGATAGCGATGAAACACAGCCAGCAAAATAAATATGGTCCCTGAATAATGCATGTTAATATAAGGTAAAAAATATTCCAACAATATTGATATATGGATGCTTCTTAATTTATAAAGCTGACTAGGCGagcttggtaaaaaaaatacattgtgaATGTACTTGTAAATGTATGCCATTGGACAATGCAATATTGGGCAAAGTTCTTGTATGCTTGTTACATATATGTATTCAGTCCATTTTATAGTCCTTTCTTAATTCAGAACGCTATACACCATTTGAAAAATTGTTTATTACAGTCTTTCCAGATATTGTGGTACATGGTGTTTACCCTTTGCGATATGATTACCTAAAATTGATACAATTTaagtttttcacaaaacaatgatatcaatcatacatgtacatacatgtacacctgtACTGAACAGACTGTCATAGCAAAAATGTTGTATCCAAAGATTTGTGTAGTGGCTAATTACTTTTGGTTTGTTTACACTTTGGTTGACAACTTGACATATAGAGTGAGACAATTCTTTTCTCATGTGGAACTGCCCATTGTAAATAATTGATGTTGAACAATTTCTTTTCTCAacaaagaaaacatgaataacaAGCTGTACATATGTAAGTACATATAGGCACCATCAGACCACAAACTCtcaatcatacatgtaaatcttaaaaattcaatacttTATTTGAGAAATGATGATATATCTATTGCATTTCGTTTAAGTATGGATCCATATTACCCACTCATAAAGTTCTTTAAGTTCACTTTTTTGTGTATCATTGATTTGTTTCTATATTTCTGATTTATTGTAGAGTGCTTCATAGAGAATATTTTGGCCtttgataaagaaatattaGGCGCTTTTTATAAGCAAgtatcatatcattatcattcgcaagttgaaaatggaaagagaaaTGAAACAAACCAATAATCAATAAATCAGTCTGGAAGACCAAACAGTGATGTCCTGATGATTTGGTAACACTGATGGATCATAAAACTTTACATGTAATACTATATAAGAGCACACAAATCTTTATGGACCACATTTAAAAAGTGAAGATTACTTTAATATACTTACTGTACTTTTTTCTGCAAAAACAGTTTGTGCAATGTGATAAAATGCAAGTTATATTCTACCTTCATATAATTATATTgcaatatattatattacaaacagagcaagactttttttttctttttatttctaaataaatgtAAGTTGCAATATATGTTAAAATATTAAGCAGCATTTATTAGGTATGAAAATAAGGATTCTAAGTACTATGTCTTGGAAGACAggcttatttctcttttttctcaatACCGTGTCCATAGCTCACAACAGACATGGCCATTCCCAGCTGAGCTGTGTAATAGGTTGTCATGACGATGGATTGGGATGATGGGATAGCGCTGCGGAACATATTCGTTGCAAGGACCAGGTCCGAGATACAGAACAGGACCGCGCCTATCCCGGCGGCCATTTTGGTCCACGTCCAGAGGTTCTCTGAAAACTGGACCCGGGCGATCGCCCTCCACACCATGAGCACGATGAGGATGATGTACAGGGCGCCGAGGAATGTAAGTTCGTAAGCAGCAAAACCTGGGTAGAGGAAGCCATAGACGACCCCAGCAAAGGGCATCAAGGGCACCAGGATGGATGGTTTTATCGGGTTTGTACCAAAACTAAACGCAAAGATGTACATGACGTGCGCCAGCGCGAAGAAGAGAAGTCCGTGGATGAAGTATTGGTTGACGTAGACAAGACAGCCATCGCCTATGCAGGACAGGACGAGACCGGTTAGGATTGCGAGATGGTACTTGGGAAAGACCGAAAACCCTTGCTTGCAGAAGAGGTAAATCTCGTGTATGACGAAGCCGCAAAGGCAGAGGATCGGGAGACACTTGCAAGCGATGGCCAGCCACGAGGGTTCCGGTCGGAGCAGAAAGTAGAGGATGGTTCCGTTGATGAATGGGATGAGTCTTGGACATACTGCTCTGGCCTGAAGGGAGATGAAAAGGGATACATTTACAGaagcatattatcattattgttattattattactgattattactattgtagtagtagtatatagtagcaGTAGTCGTTGTATATGTAATCATTTTGGACCTGATTAAAAAGCGCCGCTGTACATAATATTATAGGTACATAGGAATctgatagatacatgtacataaaatccCACATTCTTGCGACTCTTGTCAGAGGCGTCGATTGTCTGAACAGGACAGCAATTTGAAGAACTTAATTTGCAGCTTCATAATTGTTTGAAAGTTTTAATACTTTATAGGCTATTAACTGATTAAAGTAGTAACTTGGACCATTATTACAAAGCATgaattatatatacatttgattggcaaaatgcattttaacTGGATTTGTTTTGGTATCACACTTATATTTTAAGCCATTCTACTTCTACTTATTTCTAGGTGAAAGATAAGAGTGAGTTTTCAATAATATagagcaataataatgatagtagtaataattataataataataacaataatctcaataattataataatattaataataataacaatgatagtaATACGAAtataacaatcatgacaataaaaataataatgataataacaaaatatacattcataatcatgataattaaaaCTATTTTTAGACGGACAAATGTCTAAGTTAGACCGCAAGCTTAAATTAACTTACAACATCAACTTTGAACATCTTGATCACATGCATGACTTCAGAAGTTCAGCCTCAGCCTGGAATAGAATTAGAAAGAAGAACAATCCTCTCTACGAACATTCGGTGCTGTAGACTGTAGTCGAGTAGCGAGCTGTTCACGATCACATTCAGACTCAGAGTCAGACTACTTAATTATAGTTTTTCACGAAAATCACGGAAAGTCGAACCGGGAAATTATCGAAATGCGATTTACGAATGGACTATGTGGCTACAGATTCAGTACTGGATCACTTGAAAACACATTTGAGTCCGTTCAAAGTTTAGAATCCTTTGTATGTGATCGTATTCCATTGTTTCCCCGGCCCGGCTTCAATGATGTCGTTGCATAACGTATGCGTACCGTATATACCGCGAACAATAGCAATGTTTACGTTTTCTCCGAATATGACGTTGTTCTCTCGCGGGCACGTGACCCAATCGTACTCGCTATTCGGTCACGTGCCCGAGAGAGAACGACGTCATCGCGAAAACGTAAACATTGAACTCTTGCTGCTGATACTTTTGGTATTCAGTGGTTAAATGCCCCGGATTTTATTTCTTACTTAATACCGGTACATTGTACACTACAGATATggcaaaaatcaaattatctcaaaataggaaacaaattGACACATAGATTTACTTTTTGTACTGTTTATTTTCTCTACAGTCCTACGTACGTTATCAGTAAGAAgttttttgttatctttaatTCTTGCCATGCGTTTTCTTCTCAAAAGGGAAGCGTCCTGGGTGTATTGTATGATTTCTAgaccacctcagaaaaatgttgttttgttcggaaaaatcaaacataatcAACGCtaacaaaaacatcaaaatcGGGTTTAAGTTTcgctatttttttataaaacagttACATATGCACAACTGCatgagtgacatgcaaatgatcGAGAGTCGATGATGaccctcactcattatttcttttgttttttattgtttgaattatacaatattttaacttttacagattttacaattaaGGACCGATAACTTGACTGAGccataaaatattaaaacaatggtaataccacggaggaataattttttttcatatatgacgaggagaaaattagtatattgaaatacaaaagaaatagtgattgggtgacatcatcagttccctcatttgcataccgacaaggatgtgcatataattgttttgtgaaattaagcaaaactttaaaatgtcataacttctttattttacatccgattttgatgaaattttcagtgtcgtgcttgtttt
This Lytechinus pictus isolate F3 Inbred chromosome 9, Lp3.0, whole genome shotgun sequence DNA region includes the following protein-coding sequences:
- the LOC129268815 gene encoding lysoplasmalogenase TMEM86A-like, whose amino-acid sequence is MHVIKMFKVDVARAVCPRLIPFINGTILYFLLRPEPSWLAIACKCLPILCLCGFVIHEIYLFCKQGFSVFPKYHLAILTGLVLSCIGDGCLVYVNQYFIHGLLFFALAHVMYIFAFSFGTNPIKPSILVPLMPFAGVVYGFLYPGFAAYELTFLGALYIILIVLMVWRAIARVQFSENLWTWTKMAAGIGAVLFCISDLVLATNMFRSAIPSSQSIVMTTYYTAQLGMAMSVVSYGHGIEKKEK